TAAGTGAGATCAAACAGAGTTTGGATGCGCACGTGGGACAGAAGATCCTGCTTCGTGCGAATGGAGGTCGTCGCAAGACGATTGAGCGAGTTGGCGTGCTTGAAGAAACCTACCCATCTGTTTTCATCGTCAAATTGGACCAGGATCAACATGCCTTCAAGCGAGTTTCGTACAGCTATGCCGATATTTTGACCGAATCGGTTGAAGTAACGGTCATCAGCGACGAAGGGCAAGTTCGCATTTCCTATATGCAAGATTAACCTTAACTTGTTACAGCAGTCCTCGCACTGCTGTTTTTTCTGCTCATCGCGGGCTGTATCATCGGATAGGATGCCGACCATACTAAGGGTGATTCCTTAATCCAAAGGAGGGATCCCTTGATGTCAAGACGCAGAAGGGGCGTCATGTCGGAAGAGTTGAAGACAGAGCTGGCCAAGGACTTGGGTTTCTATGATCAAGTCCAGCGTGAGGGCTGGGGCGGAATCACCACGAAGGATGCCGGCAATATGGTGAAGCGGGCGATCCAGCTGGCAGAAGAACGCCTTAAGCAGCGGTGATGGAGAGAGCGTGTGGCTGTTCCGAGAGCAGGACTCTTGGAGCGGCTTTTTTTGTTTGCTTGGAAGGTTCCTGAGGAGGGGTTCCCTCTATTGGCATCACCTGGGGGAATCCGATATACTATCAGTTAAGTCATGGTCAAGAATATGAACAC
This sequence is a window from Insulibacter thermoxylanivorax. Protein-coding genes within it:
- the veg gene encoding biofilm formation stimulator Veg, translated to MARNSLSEIKQSLDAHVGQKILLRANGGRRKTIERVGVLEETYPSVFIVKLDQDQHAFKRVSYSYADILTESVEVTVISDEGQVRISYMQD
- a CDS encoding small, acid-soluble spore protein, alpha/beta type, giving the protein MSRRRRGVMSEELKTELAKDLGFYDQVQREGWGGITTKDAGNMVKRAIQLAEERLKQR